In the Verrucomicrobiota bacterium genome, ACCGCGTGGGGCCGAACCGCGTCGCGCTGCCGCTCGTGGGCGCGCTGCCCGTCATTGGCCCGGCGCTCACGCGCCTCGGCTTCTGGCAGCCGCTGGTGGACGGCGTGAAGGCGTTCATCAAGGAGGACTTCACGCCCGCGCACGTGCGCAAGGGCTGGTTTTCGCTCGCGCCCGCCGTGGCGATGGTGCCCGCGCTGCTCGTCATCGCGGTCATCCCGTTCGGCTCCACTCTTGGCGATCAAAAGATGGTCATCGCGGACCTCAATGTCGGCATCCTCTACACGTTCGGCATCGTGTCGCTCGGCGTGTATGGCATCGTGCTTGCGGGCTACGCGAGCAACTCCAAGTTTCCTTTCCTCGGCGGCATCCGTTCGAGCGCGCAGATGATCTCGTATGAAATCAGCATGGGCATGAGCGTCATCCCCGTGTGCCTCATCGCGGGCGATTTGAACCTCGGCCAGATCATTGCGTATCAGGCGGCGCACGGCTGGCTCATCCTTTACGCGCCGGTGTCGTTCCTCATCTTCCTCGTTGCCGCGTTCGCGGAGACGAACCGCCTGCCGTTCGATTTGCCGGAGGCGGAAACCGAGCTCGTCGGCGGCTACCACACCGAATACAGCTCGATGCGCTTCGGCATGTTCTTCATGGGCGAATACGCCGCGATGTTCGCGGGCACCGCGATGATGGTGACGCTGTTCTTCGGCGGCTGGACGCTGCCGTGGTGGGGCCTCGACAAACCGGCGGAGTCACTCGGCATGGGCCTCGCGCACATCGGCATCTTCCTCGCGAAGATGCTTGCGCTGATGCTCGTGTTCATCTGGGTGCGGTGGATGCTGCCGCGGTTCCGTTACGACCAGTTGATGGACCTCGGCTGGCGCAAGTTCATCCCGCTCGCGCTCGCGAACATCCTCGCGACGGCCGTGTGGCTGTGGATGAAGTCATGACATGATCGTCAAACGCCCAACCCTGTCCTTGTGGGAGCGGTTTTACCTGCCGGCCGTCGTCGGCGGGTTCAAGGTCACGTGGCGGCACTTCAAGAACACGCTGTTCCGGGGCAAGGCCGTCACGATGCAGTATCCCGAGCAGAAGTGGGTCGTGCCCGAAGGCTACCGCGGCGCGCCGTATCTCGTGCGCGACCAGGACGGCGCGACCAAATGCGTCTCGTGCCAGCTCTGCGAATTCATCTGCCCGCCCAAGGCCATCAAGATCGTCCCGCCCGGACCGGCGGGGCAGGCCGCCGACCGGCCGAACGCCGAGAAGATGCCGCGCGAGTTCGAGATCAACATGCTCCGCTGCATCTTCTGCGGCCTGTGCCAGGAAGTCTGCCCGGAGGAAGCCATCTTCCTGCAGCAGGATTACTCGCTCACCGGCCTCGCGCGCGGCGAGATGATTTACAACAAGGAAAAGCTCCTCGCCCTCGGCGGCACGCACGCCGGCGTGCAGAAGTGGAAGCACAAAGCTGACGAGGCGAAGGAGCAGGAGACTTTTCCAGTGAAGGCCTGACGAATCGCAACACCACATGACGCTTCCGGACACACTTTTCTACCTGTTCGCCGCGCTCACGCTCGGGTGCGCCTTCCTGGTCGTGGCCAATCCGTTCAGCCGCAACCCGGTCACGAGCGCGATGTTCCTCGTGCTCACCATCGTATCACTCGCGGGGCTGTTCGTGCTGCTGCACGCCTACTTCCTCGCGGCGGTGCAAATCCTCGTCTATGCCGGCGCGGTGATGGTGCTGTTCCTGTTTGTCATCATGCTCCTGGATCTCAAGGCGGAGGAGCGGCGGCGCTTCAACGTGTTCGCGCTCGTGCTCGGCTGTGCCTCGGTCGCCGGGCTGCTGGCGATTCTCGCCAAGACCATCCACGACTCGGACGCCGGAGCCGGACTCCAGCCCGCGCTCTCGGGCGAGACGCGCAACCTCGGGCTCGACCTGTTCACGAAGGGCCAGTTCCTGCTGCCGTTTGAGGTCGTGTCGCTGCTGCTGCTTGTCGCGATGGTCGGCGTGATTTTGTTGAGCAAGAGGGAACTGAAATGATCCACGTCGGGCTTGAACATTA is a window encoding:
- the nuoH gene encoding NADH-quinone oxidoreductase subunit NuoH; its protein translation is MDWNCLIFSLVKIGCVLGVLLTMVAYAVLVERKVSAWIQDRVGPNRVALPLVGALPVIGPALTRLGFWQPLVDGVKAFIKEDFTPAHVRKGWFSLAPAVAMVPALLVIAVIPFGSTLGDQKMVIADLNVGILYTFGIVSLGVYGIVLAGYASNSKFPFLGGIRSSAQMISYEISMGMSVIPVCLIAGDLNLGQIIAYQAAHGWLILYAPVSFLIFLVAAFAETNRLPFDLPEAETELVGGYHTEYSSMRFGMFFMGEYAAMFAGTAMMVTLFFGGWTLPWWGLDKPAESLGMGLAHIGIFLAKMLALMLVFIWVRWMLPRFRYDQLMDLGWRKFIPLALANILATAVWLWMKS
- a CDS encoding NADH-quinone oxidoreductase subunit I — protein: MIVKRPTLSLWERFYLPAVVGGFKVTWRHFKNTLFRGKAVTMQYPEQKWVVPEGYRGAPYLVRDQDGATKCVSCQLCEFICPPKAIKIVPPGPAGQAADRPNAEKMPREFEINMLRCIFCGLCQEVCPEEAIFLQQDYSLTGLARGEMIYNKEKLLALGGTHAGVQKWKHKADEAKEQETFPVKA
- a CDS encoding NADH-quinone oxidoreductase subunit J, which gives rise to MTLPDTLFYLFAALTLGCAFLVVANPFSRNPVTSAMFLVLTIVSLAGLFVLLHAYFLAAVQILVYAGAVMVLFLFVIMLLDLKAEERRRFNVFALVLGCASVAGLLAILAKTIHDSDAGAGLQPALSGETRNLGLDLFTKGQFLLPFEVVSLLLLVAMVGVILLSKRELK